From the genome of Cytobacillus firmus, one region includes:
- a CDS encoding GNAT family N-acetyltransferase, translating into MDIKIVKAAIRDRDIVRNMYALYLHDLTKYTDALHVNDVGTFEFDAFSLIWDKEGIEPYLIKADGKLAGFLLLLKAPFLTKADYCINDFFLYNSFRGKKVGQAAVGQLFSDYKGTWYIEQLKRNKPAVRFWEKVYRDYELEVQETLRMEDGEEVVGQFVKVE; encoded by the coding sequence ATGGACATTAAAATAGTGAAAGCTGCAATCAGGGATCGGGACATCGTAAGGAACATGTATGCGCTCTATTTGCATGATTTAACAAAATACACAGATGCCTTGCATGTAAACGATGTAGGCACCTTCGAATTTGATGCATTTTCATTAATCTGGGACAAGGAAGGCATTGAACCTTATCTTATTAAGGCTGATGGCAAACTGGCGGGGTTCCTGCTGCTTTTGAAGGCCCCTTTTTTAACAAAAGCAGACTACTGCATCAATGACTTTTTCCTGTACAACTCATTCCGGGGGAAAAAAGTGGGGCAGGCAGCTGTAGGACAGCTTTTTAGTGACTATAAGGGTACGTGGTATATCGAGCAATTAAAACGAAACAAGCCTGCCGTCCGCTTTTGGGAAAAGGTGTATCGGGATTATGAGCTTGAGGTTCAGGAGACTTTGAGGATGGAAGATGGAGAAGAGGTTGTGGGGCAGTTTGTGAAGGTGGAATAG